One segment of Desulfovibrio sp. X2 DNA contains the following:
- a CDS encoding FliA/WhiG family RNA polymerase sigma factor, whose product METSNSSGKRSSSRNSPWLRLENGDAAFDDLPPRDKEEVVRHYAPKIKIIGLRLKAKLPKSIELSELISAGSMGLLEALKKFDPAHGIKFETYAENRIKGAMLDDLRRMDWFSRNLRQKMRTIEEASRRMEGESGRTPSVEELARETGLTERDVDYSLEMLQNQVCVSLETLSENLASMKKASHENDPYNLAAFQEIVDKIAMLIDELTPREKLVLSLYYGEELNMRETAEVMDITEGRVSQLHSQALSKLRGLFRTQYGGDFR is encoded by the coding sequence ATGGAAACATCAAATTCTTCTGGAAAAAGATCCTCTTCCAGGAACAGTCCGTGGCTTAGGCTCGAAAACGGCGACGCCGCCTTCGACGACCTGCCCCCCAGGGACAAGGAAGAGGTCGTTCGCCATTACGCGCCCAAGATCAAGATCATCGGCCTGCGCCTGAAGGCCAAGCTGCCCAAGAGCATCGAGCTGTCCGAGCTGATCAGCGCCGGCTCCATGGGGCTGCTCGAGGCGCTCAAGAAGTTCGATCCCGCGCACGGCATCAAGTTCGAGACCTACGCCGAGAACCGCATCAAGGGCGCCATGCTCGACGATCTGCGGCGCATGGACTGGTTCTCGCGCAACCTGCGCCAGAAGATGCGGACCATCGAGGAGGCCTCGCGGCGCATGGAAGGCGAGTCGGGGCGGACGCCCTCGGTGGAGGAGCTGGCCCGCGAGACCGGCCTCACCGAGCGGGACGTGGACTACAGCCTGGAGATGCTCCAGAACCAGGTCTGCGTGAGCCTCGAGACGCTGTCCGAGAACCTGGCTAGCATGAAGAAGGCGAGCCACGAGAACGATCCCTACAACCTGGCCGCCTTCCAGGAAATCGTTGACAAAATCGCCATGCTCATTGATGAATTGACCCCGCGAGAGAAGCTCGTCCTGTCGTTGTACTACGGGGAGGAGCTGAACATGCGCGAGACGGCCGAGGTCATGGACATCACCGAGGGACGCGTCTCGCAACTGCATTCACAGGCATTGAGCAAGCTGAGAGGGCTGTTCCGTACGCAGTACGGGGGAGACTTCAGGTAA
- a CDS encoding GTP-binding signal recognition particle SRP54 G- domain-containing protein — MRVKTFRGKNTKAVLEQVKRELGPEAIILSTQSRRENGICFCEVMAAVEQDAGQDAPSATQSLAGGSPASEAEDVMSLKREWSQIKDVLLGLAGDRMDLSLLSPRQQQGLRFLEEDGVERQVIIRLFARLSRDRHASLLQSLGEVVGVRPLTPGAYPQKIQALSGPSGVGKTTQLVRMALACQKATPKAGICLVNADCDRGKGRLLLKHYAQLSGMAYREVHGRDDVQSLLGEFTRFDRVFMDLPSLPRGERLSDSLAVLGLSNLSELAVHLLLSPHYAPAQMRIFLDTYKTAKTVSLIWTKLDEACTFGSMVNAAEHTGLPASALVRGPGLKDALALTESMALWKLLFKHELPAARSEAPHAPARRGARKPASRTAAA, encoded by the coding sequence ATGCGGGTTAAGACCTTTCGCGGAAAGAACACGAAGGCGGTCCTGGAACAGGTCAAGCGCGAGCTCGGCCCCGAAGCGATCATCCTCTCCACGCAGAGCAGGCGCGAGAACGGCATCTGTTTCTGCGAGGTCATGGCCGCGGTGGAGCAGGATGCCGGACAGGACGCGCCGTCCGCCACGCAAAGCCTCGCCGGGGGCTCCCCGGCGTCGGAAGCGGAGGACGTCATGAGCCTCAAGCGCGAGTGGAGCCAGATAAAAGACGTGCTTCTCGGCCTGGCCGGCGACCGCATGGACCTCTCCCTGCTCTCCCCCAGGCAGCAGCAGGGCCTGCGCTTCCTGGAGGAGGACGGCGTGGAGCGGCAGGTGATCATCCGCCTCTTCGCGCGACTCTCCCGCGATCGTCATGCCTCCCTGCTGCAATCGCTGGGCGAGGTCGTCGGCGTCAGACCGCTGACGCCCGGCGCCTATCCGCAGAAGATCCAGGCCCTGTCCGGCCCGAGCGGCGTTGGCAAGACCACCCAGCTCGTGCGCATGGCCCTGGCCTGCCAGAAGGCCACCCCCAAGGCGGGCATCTGCCTGGTCAACGCCGACTGCGACCGCGGCAAGGGCCGCCTTCTGCTCAAACACTACGCGCAGCTCTCCGGCATGGCCTACCGCGAGGTGCACGGCCGCGACGACGTGCAGAGCCTGCTCGGCGAGTTCACGCGCTTCGACCGCGTGTTCATGGACCTGCCGAGCCTGCCGCGCGGCGAGCGCCTCTCCGACTCCCTGGCCGTGCTCGGGCTCTCGAACCTTTCCGAGCTCGCCGTGCACCTGCTGCTCTCGCCGCACTACGCGCCCGCGCAGATGCGCATCTTCCTGGACACCTACAAGACGGCGAAAACCGTCTCCCTCATCTGGACGAAGCTCGACGAAGCCTGTACTTTCGGTTCCATGGTCAACGCCGCCGAGCACACGGGGCTGCCCGCCAGCGCCCTGGTCAGGGGGCCGGGCCTCAAGGACGCCCTGGCGCTCACGGAGAGCATGGCGCTGTGGAAGCTGCTCTTCAAGCACGAGCTGCCCGCGGCCAGGAGCGAGGCTCCGCACGCTCCCGCACGACGCGGCGCCCGCAAGCCCGCATCGCGCACCGCGGCGGCCTGA
- a CDS encoding MinD/ParA family protein, whose product MANYPLVLSVTSGKGGVGKTNVSVNLACRLAAMGRRVVLLDADLGLANVDVLLGLAPTHTLFHLFHEQTPIEDILLPTEYGFTILPAASGVADMLSLSTGQKLELLEAMDGLEDQVDYLIVDTGAGINDNVLYFNLAVQERLLVVTPEPTSLTDAYAVIKVLKNSHGIDKFRILVNMVPDARTARNVFTTLYKACDHFLDGVSLDMVGYLPMDVEVRRAVIDQIPFSTRTPDSPAARQMAEIARAVNRWQPATRLDGNIKFFWKKILFQEQSVA is encoded by the coding sequence ATGGCGAACTACCCTCTCGTGCTCTCCGTGACCTCCGGCAAGGGAGGAGTGGGCAAGACCAACGTCTCGGTCAACCTGGCCTGCCGCCTGGCCGCCATGGGCCGCCGCGTGGTGCTTCTGGACGCCGACCTCGGCCTGGCCAACGTGGACGTGCTCCTCGGGCTCGCGCCCACGCACACCCTTTTCCATCTTTTCCACGAGCAGACGCCCATCGAGGACATTCTGCTGCCCACGGAATACGGCTTCACGATCCTGCCCGCGGCCTCGGGCGTGGCCGACATGCTCTCCCTGTCCACGGGCCAGAAGCTCGAGCTCCTGGAAGCCATGGACGGCCTGGAAGACCAGGTCGACTACCTGATCGTGGACACCGGCGCGGGCATCAACGACAACGTGCTCTATTTCAACTTGGCCGTGCAGGAACGCCTGCTGGTGGTCACGCCGGAGCCGACCTCCCTGACCGACGCCTACGCGGTCATCAAGGTGCTCAAGAACAGCCACGGGATAGACAAATTCAGGATTCTGGTGAATATGGTCCCGGACGCGCGGACGGCCAGGAACGTCTTCACCACGCTGTACAAGGCCTGCGACCACTTTCTTGACGGCGTCTCCCTGGACATGGTGGGCTACCTGCCCATGGACGTCGAGGTCAGACGCGCCGTCATCGACCAGATCCCGTTCAGCACACGCACGCCGGACAGTCCGGCGGCCAGGCAGATGGCAGAGATCGCCCGCGCGGTGAACAGATGGCAACCAGCGACAAGGCTCGATGGAAACATCAAATTCTTCTGGAAAAAGATCCTCTTCCAGGAACAGTCCGTGGCTTAG
- the flhA gene encoding flagellar biosynthesis protein FlhA, whose amino-acid sequence MASSDKFAGMNIDYQKFAKQGDIMLAAGVMLILFIMLVPVPSILLDFMLTISISISLVVLVTTMFMNSPMEFSIFPSVLLVTTMLRLGLNVATTRLILLHGNEGPDAAGSVIQSFGEFVVGGNYLIGIVIFLILFILNKVVITAGTTRIAEVAARFTLDAMPGKQMAIEADLNAGLLDEKEATRRRETVRKEADFYGAMDGASKFVQGDVKAGIMITGVNIVGGLFIGIVMKGMNWMDAAKTYTLLTIGDGLVATIPSIIIATSAGIIVSRAAAEAKMGEEFIGQFTMHPRALRLVSVILVIFGIVPGMPTIPFLGLAGLVFFVSKVAAKNVAEMDTDSKDKKKEAPALDTPEEVQALLPLDALELEVGYGLIPLVDEEQNGNLLARIRSIRRQFALDMGVIVPSLHLRDNLQLNPGQYSVLIKGNELATAEILVDHLLAMDPGDVKHRIKGVETREPAFNLPALWIPDSQKEEAMLAGYTVVDPSTVIATHLTEVFKRNLHEFLGRQEVQALLDNLHKRAPKAVDDLIPNIMHLGTVQKVLQNLVKENISIRDLLTIVEALADYGPGIKDPDQLTEYVRSRMGRTIVKQYQAKDGTLPILTLDQGIERLLQESLRQTDQGAYLALDPFKAQQIIQAINRVTEAALVHDGQPVLLTSPVIRPHLAQIVLRFIPTLPVVSQAEIPAEIRLQTLAVVDLNNAG is encoded by the coding sequence ATGGCTTCATCGGACAAGTTCGCGGGAATGAACATCGACTACCAGAAGTTCGCCAAGCAGGGCGACATCATGCTCGCCGCGGGCGTGATGCTCATCCTGTTCATCATGCTCGTGCCGGTTCCCTCGATCCTGCTCGATTTCATGCTCACCATCTCCATCTCCATCTCCCTGGTCGTCCTGGTCACGACCATGTTCATGAATTCCCCCATGGAATTCTCCATCTTTCCTTCGGTCCTCCTGGTCACCACCATGCTCCGCCTGGGTCTGAACGTGGCCACCACGCGTCTCATCCTGCTGCACGGCAACGAGGGCCCGGACGCTGCGGGCTCGGTCATCCAGTCCTTCGGCGAGTTCGTGGTCGGCGGCAACTACCTCATCGGCATCGTCATCTTCCTGATCCTGTTCATCCTGAACAAGGTGGTCATCACCGCGGGCACCACGCGTATCGCGGAAGTCGCGGCCCGCTTCACCCTGGACGCCATGCCCGGCAAGCAGATGGCCATCGAGGCCGACCTGAACGCCGGGCTCCTCGACGAGAAGGAGGCCACCCGCCGCCGCGAGACCGTGCGCAAGGAGGCCGACTTCTACGGAGCCATGGACGGTGCCTCCAAGTTCGTCCAGGGCGACGTCAAGGCGGGCATCATGATCACCGGCGTGAACATCGTCGGCGGGCTCTTCATCGGCATCGTCATGAAGGGCATGAACTGGATGGACGCGGCCAAGACCTACACCCTGCTGACCATCGGCGACGGTCTGGTGGCCACCATCCCGAGCATCATCATCGCCACCTCGGCGGGCATCATCGTCTCCCGCGCCGCGGCGGAGGCGAAGATGGGCGAGGAATTCATCGGTCAGTTCACCATGCATCCGCGCGCCCTGCGCCTCGTATCCGTCATCCTGGTCATCTTCGGCATCGTGCCCGGCATGCCCACCATTCCCTTCCTGGGACTGGCGGGCCTGGTCTTCTTCGTCTCCAAGGTGGCCGCCAAGAACGTCGCGGAGATGGATACCGACTCCAAGGACAAAAAGAAGGAAGCTCCGGCCCTGGACACTCCCGAGGAGGTCCAGGCGCTCCTGCCCCTGGACGCCCTGGAACTCGAGGTGGGCTACGGCCTCATCCCGCTCGTGGACGAGGAGCAGAACGGCAACCTGCTGGCGCGCATCCGCTCCATCCGCCGCCAGTTCGCCCTGGACATGGGCGTCATCGTTCCGTCGCTGCACCTGCGCGACAACCTGCAGCTGAACCCGGGCCAGTACTCCGTGCTCATCAAGGGCAACGAACTGGCCACGGCGGAGATCCTGGTGGATCACCTGCTGGCCATGGACCCGGGCGACGTGAAGCACCGCATCAAGGGCGTGGAGACCCGCGAGCCGGCCTTCAACCTTCCGGCGCTGTGGATCCCCGACAGCCAGAAGGAAGAGGCCATGCTCGCCGGCTACACCGTGGTCGATCCTTCAACGGTCATCGCCACGCACCTTACCGAGGTCTTCAAGCGCAACCTGCACGAGTTCCTCGGCCGCCAGGAGGTCCAGGCGCTGCTCGACAACCTGCACAAGCGCGCGCCCAAGGCCGTGGACGACCTCATCCCGAACATCATGCACCTGGGCACCGTGCAGAAGGTCCTGCAGAACCTGGTCAAGGAGAACATCTCCATACGCGATCTCCTGACCATCGTCGAAGCCCTCGCCGACTACGGCCCGGGCATCAAGGACCCGGACCAGCTCACCGAGTACGTGCGCTCGCGCATGGGCCGCACCATCGTCAAGCAGTACCAGGCCAAGGACGGCACCCTGCCCATCCTGACCCTGGACCAGGGCATCGAGCGGCTCCTGCAGGAATCGCTGCGCCAGACCGACCAGGGCGCCTACCTGGCGCTCGACCCCTTCAAGGCGCAGCAGATCATTCAGGCCATCAACCGCGTCACGGAAGCGGCGCTGGTCCACGACGGCCAGCCGGTCCTGCTGACCTCACCCGTAATCAGGCCTCACTTGGCCCAGATTGTGCTTAGATTCATCCCGACGCTGCCCGTGGTCTCCCAGGCCGAGATCCCGGCGGAAATCCGACTGCAAACCCTGGCCGTGGTGGATCTGAACAATGCGGGTTAA
- the fliL gene encoding flagellar basal body-associated protein FliL, with protein MVLMVPGDDDPLGVDEPEGGKAGEEKAKLDESDLDPGQEVPRALQKVELDLDDAPFLEDEDEEEPAAAAAEEAPKEIGLEEKKPRSAPSWLKNKKLLFLLAALLLVGVGATLFLLLRSPSKAPAPPPPPPVEEHAEKPAEHTPPPPPPKPTEFTVSFEPFWVEKIDADKRVHFLHISFAVTTKSEQTEREINAKMLILRDAVYYYLKNKDYAFLADTGNLEAIKADILQIVNKFLGTDQLSILLIKKYLVQ; from the coding sequence ATGGTGCTGATGGTCCCCGGCGACGACGACCCGCTCGGCGTTGACGAGCCCGAGGGCGGCAAGGCCGGCGAAGAGAAGGCGAAGCTCGACGAGAGCGACCTGGACCCCGGGCAGGAAGTACCCAGGGCCCTGCAGAAGGTCGAGCTCGACCTCGACGACGCCCCCTTCCTCGAGGACGAGGACGAAGAGGAGCCCGCCGCAGCGGCAGCGGAGGAGGCTCCCAAGGAGATCGGCCTCGAGGAGAAGAAGCCCCGCTCTGCTCCCTCCTGGCTCAAGAACAAGAAGCTCCTCTTCCTTCTGGCCGCGCTCCTGCTCGTCGGCGTCGGCGCGACCCTCTTCCTCCTGCTGCGTTCCCCGAGCAAGGCACCTGCCCCGCCACCGCCGCCTCCGGTCGAGGAACACGCCGAGAAGCCCGCGGAACATACGCCGCCGCCTCCACCGCCCAAGCCCACGGAATTCACCGTGTCCTTCGAGCCGTTCTGGGTCGAGAAGATCGATGCGGACAAGAGGGTTCACTTCTTGCATATTTCTTTTGCAGTGACGACCAAGAGCGAGCAGACGGAGCGGGAGATCAACGCCAAGATGCTGATCCTCCGGGATGCCGTGTACTACTACCTGAAGAACAAGGACTACGCCTTTCTGGCAGATACGGGGAACCTGGAGGCGATCAAGGCGGACATCCTGCAGATCGTCAACAAGTTCCTGGGCACAGACCAGCTCAGTATCCTGCTGATCAAGAAATATCTGGTGCAGTGA
- a CDS encoding chemotaxis response regulator CheY, with translation MAMNYNMRILVVDDFSTMRRIVRNILRQIGFQNIVEADDGSTAWETLNKDKIDFIVSDWNMPQMSGIELLRKVRASEEFGDLPFLMVTAEAQQENIIEAVQAKVSNYIVKPFTAETLGQKIQKIFDK, from the coding sequence ATGGCCATGAACTACAATATGCGCATTCTCGTGGTGGACGACTTCTCGACCATGCGCCGTATCGTGCGCAACATCCTGCGCCAGATCGGTTTCCAGAACATCGTCGAAGCCGACGACGGCTCCACGGCCTGGGAGACCCTGAACAAGGACAAGATCGACTTCATCGTCTCCGACTGGAACATGCCCCAGATGTCCGGCATCGAGCTCCTGCGCAAGGTTCGCGCCAGCGAAGAGTTCGGCGACCTGCCCTTCCTCATGGTCACGGCCGAGGCGCAGCAGGAGAACATCATCGAGGCGGTGCAGGCCAAGGTCTCCAACTACATCGTGAAGCCCTTCACGGCGGAGACCCTGGGCCAGAAGATCCAGAAGATTTTCGACAAGTAG
- a CDS encoding tRNA-dihydrouridine synthase, translating into MPDTTTVLPPIAPDRPWLAPLAGYSDLPFRLLCREHGAACCETEMVSAKGLLFTSKGTARLLATTPEDAPLVVQLFGADPDIVARGAAFVLERGHALLDLNAGCPVPKVVKTGCGAAMMREPERLAAVAEAMVREAGEGRVGVKIRLGWTHDEQTFLEAAKRLEDVGVAWLTLHPRSGAQGYSGEAHWPSLGAVKAAVNVPVIASGDLFTAEDAARCIAQTGVDGVMFARGALRHPGIFEDLRELLAGRAPAPLTGTRIASFIRRHAALIRDHGAPRKDLLKLRTVIPRFVHGLPGSKEIRKRMILCHSWDMVHELAEMLEALDTAQDSPEDVSPAPAVALSAEVAPGSEAT; encoded by the coding sequence ATGCCCGACACCACGACAGTCCTGCCGCCCATCGCCCCGGACCGGCCCTGGCTCGCCCCCCTGGCCGGCTACTCCGACCTGCCCTTCCGCCTGCTCTGCCGCGAGCACGGCGCGGCCTGCTGTGAAACCGAAATGGTCAGCGCCAAGGGGCTGCTCTTCACCTCCAAGGGCACCGCGCGGCTCCTGGCCACCACCCCCGAGGACGCGCCTCTGGTGGTCCAGCTCTTCGGCGCCGATCCCGACATCGTGGCCCGCGGCGCGGCCTTCGTGCTCGAGCGCGGCCACGCCCTGCTCGACCTGAACGCCGGCTGCCCGGTGCCCAAAGTGGTCAAGACAGGTTGCGGCGCGGCCATGATGCGCGAGCCCGAGCGCCTGGCAGCCGTGGCCGAGGCCATGGTGCGCGAGGCGGGCGAGGGTCGCGTGGGCGTGAAGATCCGCCTGGGCTGGACGCACGACGAGCAGACCTTTCTCGAAGCGGCGAAACGCCTGGAGGACGTGGGCGTGGCCTGGCTGACGCTGCATCCCCGCAGCGGCGCGCAGGGCTATTCCGGCGAGGCCCACTGGCCGAGCCTCGGGGCCGTCAAGGCCGCGGTGAACGTGCCGGTGATCGCCAGCGGGGACCTTTTCACGGCCGAGGACGCGGCCCGCTGCATCGCCCAGACCGGCGTCGACGGCGTCATGTTCGCCCGCGGGGCGCTCAGGCATCCCGGCATCTTCGAGGACCTGCGCGAGCTGCTTGCGGGCCGCGCTCCCGCGCCGCTCACCGGCACGCGCATCGCCTCCTTCATCCGCCGCCATGCGGCGCTCATCCGCGACCACGGCGCGCCGCGCAAGGACCTGCTCAAGCTGCGCACGGTCATCCCCCGCTTCGTGCACGGCCTGCCGGGCTCCAAGGAGATCAGGAAGCGCATGATCCTCTGCCACTCCTGGGATATGGTCCATGAGCTGGCCGAGATGCTCGAGGCGCTGGACACGGCCCAGGACAGTCCTGAAGACGTTTCCCCGGCCCCGGCCGTCGCCCTCTCCGCTGAGGTTGCCCCGGGAAGCGAGGCGACGTAA
- a CDS encoding tetratricopeptide repeat protein has translation MCACKTLGGLIRAGMDSFNAGDGDAALEQLNDALALSGRIGSQVHQAKIRCNLALVLSHAGNISAAVRHYRTAISLVEGRLGADHPLLDRMRRSVGTFLTDAA, from the coding sequence ATGTGTGCATGCAAGACCCTCGGCGGACTCATCAGGGCCGGAATGGACAGCTTCAACGCCGGCGACGGCGACGCGGCCCTGGAGCAGCTGAACGACGCCCTGGCCCTGTCCGGGAGGATCGGAAGCCAGGTTCACCAGGCCAAGATCCGCTGCAACCTCGCCCTGGTGCTGTCGCATGCAGGCAACATCTCCGCCGCCGTCCGGCATTACCGCACGGCGATCTCCCTGGTCGAAGGCCGGCTCGGAGCGGACCATCCGCTGCTCGACCGCATGAGGCGCAGCGTCGGAACCTTCCTTACCGACGCCGCCTGA